The Suricata suricatta isolate VVHF042 chromosome 16, meerkat_22Aug2017_6uvM2_HiC, whole genome shotgun sequence genome contains the following window.
gcattggtggaacaaGTCCGTTCTTAACAACCCTgtcctaattatttacataagctcagcaagaataaagattgttcatgaggactttataaggcttgctttgctgggtccttttataaggaatttccaggttgaacttttagtagccactctgggccagaagccaagccaagccagcactttccatcagacaggcctgcaatacccgttaaattgggcaaactcctcttcccgaggttcccgacatatgctgaggttcctgcacctgccaggaagtgaccttctttactcacctggggaggctgctgggactCTCTGAGCGAGGTGTCCAGCCAACATTTCCCCGAGGCTATATGGCTctatgttccataaagtcaaccttagttccttaaagctgtcaggtcatatctgagtgTCTGCATGACTCTAAAATaagacattccagtcaaagccttggtaaaacaaccagtatttccaatggtgtcctactataaaatgaacagattcttattgaacttatgcaaacaattgtaatggccatgaaagaaagaatattcactgcgtttttgaatttcagatggtttaagtagagagaaaagataaatgcgctagacaaacaaatactttgacatttctgaatatcacagatatcttaagagaaagtttcttaatctggataagcaaacattaaaggaccagCAATGTTTCTGACAagagttacaaaactataatctCCTGTGCTCCTAATTCTTGTTTAGCTtaaatgcagcttctagctctggaagtttctacccattttagcactaatttaaaagatgtcaaTACTGTATTTGTCCAAAAAGTCCTCTTTGTAACTTCCCTTGAAGAAGGAACATGCTCTGTAacaaaatctaaagatctgaggagttcattatgatgcactttaacaaagaaatttagtgacacattttgattactaaaggtgttaattaatgatcttataccaaaacattaagactttagggactgcacatatatttggGCAGTTCCAGCATTTACCCACGCAATATAACCTAAGGTTTAACACTGTaaacagtgggtttttttttaagaaacttggcatcctaaatgaaagggcctaattggtcaaaagacttctctaccatttgaatactgggaaatttgtttaaaaccttaggaaattacaaagcacatcctaaatagaatcacaaattgttacaaatctgaaactATATtaatttaaccaaagtggcaataagagatcttatttgcctttgggatcctttagcaaaacctaactcctttttttaacctcagagaagttttaaataagcaatcaaagacctgataaaggtaagacctaaagcttttgtcttcttaacaaaagagaaacccttaataagagcagaccaaaggtccagaaaaacttgttttttgaaagagagaaaagcagaatttcaacctcaTACTAACATacctttaatatttcattcatctcaaccttacataaaattcttttcaatgatttccttacAGGAACCTTCTgtaactttcctttgcctttaaacttttcccaaagccatttctctccaaacaactAGTCTCAtctaggacaaaattacttttttttatactcaacaaaaatgtacttttatttttttatatctttcttacatatccccaatttcatgtatatagggttgcttttcttatttttcccatcagtctgaagtACAATTAGCAGagttttaactcttagaaaacttagtctccaattgaggacttagtaacgaactgaaagatgtttataccacAGTTTTCCTTGGATGGTAAacttatgaaccaattaagtaaagcaggtttttaacagttttaaatatccccagttgtcttgccacaagtcaaaagcacaagcatttacagacctcatcctataccaatttgtcaatcactagttgtggcttgtgctttagtttttatcttgttagacagccaatgaatttaattttaatttattatcaagtaaaaccttaacgttttaagttaccaagaacctttaaaactactTTAACAAGTACCCATGAAAACggagacagaccaaattaactattacttTAACTTATTTGTACTGCAGCAAACCAACAGACTTAGTTTAATTCAAACACTGGATGAGCCCATGTGAGGcactttgttccctagttaattttgacctggaaatctgttgcaaaaatctgacttctgtggtcttttgtttcttatcacctaaggcGGAAGGAGGAACTTTTTGCCTCCTACTGGGAGAGGCCACTTATGCAGATTGGCCTTTCCCCACCCAGtggtacagaagaaagaatgggggaagggagtgcAAGCGGGGAGGCTCCCAAAGGGGGCCGAggagagttttcagttttaaacttttctccaattatagctgttaacctgggaaatgagtgagggagaagtCCTCACTTCTACAAGGCCAGACaaataaggtctccttctctgcacagtcctGGAGGCTTTTGGGGATCTTAAGGATGGCCACCCATTGAGCCACAGACTCAAactcggcaggcaagccagactgagccacccattgaCACTCACACACCAGAGGTTactacattccctcccatagactTTCCACAGACcacaccaaaaacaatgacaataacaactggacaaacaagtacagaagtggccacaagaCAGGTGTTtaagatttactaaagggccaaCCGACGTCTCGGTGTGGCCCTGGTGTGGGAAGTCGCATGTCCGagcttccacttaataccccagacaaaagcacatgtgcatttaaaattaaactagcttacctccggaggtcttaacaggtgactctcacagattactggcgccattttcagggtggcagaaaagCCAAGAGTGTCTCCCTGGCTTCTAAGACCTAGatgtccctgggagtgccttttgttcttagcccctgaggctgggaggagacaatgaggcatataACACCCAAGTaagtgcagaaacaaagagtgggaggggaagccagaaaacGCAAGGTTAAGATTAAAGGAGCCCTCTGGGGGCTATTCAATCTCAGAGAATGTCGGCTATTCCAGCTGGCAATGTTTTTCCCCATCAGGATGGCTTTTCCTGAAACCAGAGAAgttatttaacatgtattcaAGGGGTGGCACCTCGGGGTAAAGACGGGAGGCATGGAAACAATCAGGAGAGCCCATTGATGCAAAAGGCTctaatacttttggtttctcaggCGGTGGTAATTTTTGCCGCTAGAaccctaggagaaagaaaagattttaaccagggtGGGGAGGTTGAAGGTTCCGTCTTCTGGACATCCAACGTTGAAGattggccatttgttcctgcaaaaaaagaGATTTTCCCTTTCCTAACATCCACTGATAGATTGTGAGCTCGAATCCCGACTTCCTTGAAGTGAATTAGAACTAGGTCTAGAGGTTTTGAAGTAGACTGTCCCATGGCGTCAGTCCAGACAAAATAGAACACAAAAAACAGGGTTAAGACACAGACCACAGGAATTAGTCCTCCTGGCTAacggaggagaaaacaaaaataagatgatGGTCTTTGCGCGCttcccaaagaaaaatatgtagggtAAAGACCCCAAATTCCCATGAAAAAAACACAGATGGGGGACTTTCACCCCCTTCTCTTAATCGTCTTCAtcagtcagagtcacaacaaaaattatacttagacgcacagcaaacagatgcacagagaacagATGCAAGAgtctccaaaaaaacaaaaccctcctgctgccaccagcaggattccGAACAGACAGGAGGACCCAGTCTTCTCCTGTCGCTGCCGGCTAGTGTGACCCGTTTCAGAGCCACGGAGCCTACCCTCACCCGTGTATACTCTAGGGACCCTGACAAGAGGAGACCAAACCCTAGTTTCCTCTTGTGTCATTGCTGGTGCGACAGTTCCAACCTGCTCCAGAGTTATGCCATGGAATTAATCTCTTTTCCAGGTGTATGCAGGACTGCTACCTACCCACCTGACCTTTTGCCTGATCCAGCTTCAGGTGTGTGCAGGACTCACATAAACCCGCCTGATGTCTCACCTGAATCTTGCCCATGTATTCTCTGGTGTCCCTGCAAGCGCCACAGGACTTGACCCTCTCTCGAACCTTACACAAAcgcgagtgagtgccctacctaaaCTTGTATCTTGGCTCTCCGGCCTCCCAGggtggggtcctagaccccactcacccAACCTACTATAGGTGAActggctctccggcctcccggtgggatcctagaccccactcacctaatTCAGACAGGTGAActggctctccggcctcccggtgggaTCCTAGATCTCACTCACCCAATTCAGAGATGTGAGCCAGCTCTCTGGCGTCCcggtggggtcctagaccccactcacctaatTCAGAGTGGGTCCTAGACATCTCTTGGCACCCACGGCCTTGAGCTTTCTGCGGCCtgtccacctggctcctttgaggccccacAAACCAAACTGATCAGTAAGACAACAGATGGTCCCAAAGGACCCAGACGGTCCGAAGACCCAGACAGACGCACACAGAAGGACAacaaatgagtgcactcaccagctggcgattaggcccaacgtgtcggggtcccaggagctctgggtaGGGGAGGGATTTCCCAGCCAATGCACCatatgttatgcccaagtttccaatattgcctcaaaagaaaccagagactaccagggagaccgagtcacacatgcaaaagcaaaggactttattatgggcttaagctcgggctcacagactccaccaacccattggccacgtggagagagagccccaaatATGGCagtgtaggggcttttttaggaagggggcattaccggaaatgatgacacaggcacagtgatccattccctacccccatcAATACTttcagtagtgggagccaatcacaacatttagagtatcgaccaatcacagagtgggcccaggaccctcacgtagggtggggcatgactagcctccatctttaggcccgcccctagaaaggtcaaaggtgttagctggcctctcctgattgggtgccacaagagttgtccctccttccctgagcaatgtgtgcccttccattggccaatgatactgagaagccggcaccttggcctttaagtacaggggaagcctaaATCAGACCCACGTCCTTACaaaagtacattgcaattcaggcttatctaaagaaacaagaaagtttCCAAATACACAaactaaccttacacctaaaggattTAGTAATGgagcagggaaaaaaaagtctcaagcCAGCAGTGGaagggaaataagaaatattagagcagaaagtaattatatggaaacaaacaaaaaacaccagaaCAGATAGGTGAAACTAAATGCTGGTTctgtgaaagaataaaggaaaatgataaacCCCAGCCAAatcatcaaaaggaaaagagagaggacccaaaaaGATAAAAGCACAAACGAAAGAGGAGAGATCTCAAacgacaccacagaaatacaaacaattataagaaaatactatggaaaattaCATGCTATCCAACTGTGCCACCTGGAAAAAGTGGACAAATACCTCCAAACTCACACACTGCCAAcattgaaagaggaagaaatagaaaactggaaTAGATCcataaacagcaaaaaaaaaaaaaaatagagccagttataaaaaaaaatctcccaataaacaaCACTCCTGGGCCAGGTAGATACctaggagaattctaccagatatttaaagaagaattaatatctactcttctcaaattgttccaaaataaaaatggaaggaaaacttccaagctcattctatGAAGTGAGCGTTATCTTGTAGCCAAATCCAGATAAAGAGCccactgaaaaagagaaatacaggccTCTATCCCTGacgaacatggatgcaaaaattctgaaaGAGATACTGGCAACCCCTCAGAACAACGTGAcccttaaaatgtatttgtggAGAAAAACAGTACATAAAACTATATAATGATTAATATCGctttaagaaaatacacattgtAATGTCTCTTCGGGAAAGCAACTGATGTATaacaggagccaggagccaggcagCCAGGAATACATGGCCCGCCCTGGGCCATAAGCCTCGTGCTTCTTTTGTGTCGacttctcagtttcctcagagACCACCTGTTTATGTGAAACATTGATTGTGCCTGATCAACCATAACATACCTGCCTGAGCAAGTTCTGTCTTTCTCATGATATCACTCTCTTATCACTAAAAACAACCTTGGAATTGATTAACTATCATCTTCTCAATAAATATGAGACTGTGGAGTTGTTCATGGTGACAGTTGTTATAAGCAGTCatcccctgctccctttctcttttacagCTGACTTGTTTGTGCCTAATTCTTCTCCTGTGTGCCATTAGGGAAAGCggcaagatactagaaaatcaaattcaacagtacattaaaataatgcttcaaaataatcaagtgggatttatttctggacagcagggctggttcagttTTCAGAAACAAATCAGTGCTATGCTTATAGCAGTAATatcaaaagccaaattatggaaagaggccaaatgtccattgattgatgaatggataaagaagatatatatatggaatacttCTTGGCAATCAGGGAGAATGCACTTCTTACCTTTCTTGATGTGGTTGGTACCTTTTCTCCCACTGGTTGTGCTGCTCTGTTAGCCCCAGGGTAAATTTTATGGGTATTCAGAATGATATGATACTTGTCATTTGCGTTAGAGGAATGAAGTGaacctagggtcctcctactatGCACCATCCTAGCTCCCTCTGAGACTTTTGTCATGATTCAGTTTTTTGTTTCAAGTGCTTTTCGGCTTTTTTGCCTCATTGTCTTCTAGCACCGGCCGGGGGTCGAGCAGGCAGCCGGCACCATGAAGATCTGGACTTCGGAGCACGTCTTTGACCACCCATGGGAAACTGTCACAACAGCGGCAATGCAGAAATACCCGAACCTTATGAACCCGAGCGTGGTTGGGGTGGACATGCAGGACAGACATATAGACTCCTCCAGGAAGCTGCACAGCCATCCACTTCTCAGCACGGAGTGGGGACTGCCTTCCATTGTGAAGTCTCTTATCAGTGCGGCAAGAACAAAAACCTACATGCAGGAACATTCTGTGGTTGATCCCGTAGACAGAACAATGGAACTCAAATCTACtaatatttcatttacaaatatgGTTTCAGTAGATGAGAGActtatatacaaaccacatcctCAGGAGCCAGGAAAAACTATTTTGACTCAGGAAGCCATAATCACGGTGAAAGGAGTCAGTCTCAGCAGTTACCTCAAAGGACTGATGGCGAGTATGATATCTTCGAATGCGAATAAAGGCCGAAAAGCAATGGAATGGGTAATACACAAATTAAATGCGGAGATTGAAGAATTGGCAGCTTCTACGAGAACGAGCATAAGGACGCCGATGGCGGCGTTGGCGTTTGCAGAGAAGTGAGGATGGAAGGCGGGTCtggacccgccccccccccgcccccaggtctCTGCAAGCTGgcagtgtatttatttgttatttaaaaaaataaaactatattttaggTAGATTTTTCTTAAGCTGAAGAACAGCTATATGACTTCTGATCCAAACACAGAGGTGCAGGGTTTCTAAACAAAAGGGATCATCCGGAAGTAGTACTGTTTGTAGTGACCATCTAATTGTGAGGATTCcaatatttatgtgaaatattaaCAATTCTTGCAAAGCCCTTGGAAAGTCATATTGGCATGGTCAGTCTCCCTTACGGCAGAATTTCAAAGCTTTTCTGTGCATTGGAACTCTTCCTGGCTTTGGACCAACCCCAGAGCAGAGCCACCTGAGGCCGCACACGCAGTGACCGAGCTGCAGTGACCTTCCCGAGCTGGAGTGAGGGGCTGCTctttaaaaggagaattacatTGTATTAAAAGGACATActaatttgtataaaataatttgctCTGCTATAAACTACCATTAAAACATCACAGTGTTTGGTTTTGGTACTTAAATGACATTTGCGGAGTGAAAAATCCCACTAAAAGAATAGGTGACTCCCAAGGGCAACACAAAGGGTTTTATTGTATAAAAGAGTAACATATTAATTTGCCAAACTTTTGTAACTTGGGGAAAGGTATTACCTTCTTTGGATTTGTACTCTGTGACTTAGCATGCTATCCCGTGGGCTGGTGACGTTCACTGAAGCATTCAAGTCATTACCGAAATCTCGCAGCACTCCAAACTTAAACAGAACAGCTGTTCACATCTTCCCGCAGTTCACATTTGCCTAACTTACAAATTGCCGTGTGTCAAAATCCTGGCTGTGT
Protein-coding sequences here:
- the LOC115280844 gene encoding PRELI domain containing protein 3B-like isoform X2 encodes the protein MKIWTSEHVFDHPWETVTTAAMQKYPNLMNPSVVGVDMQDRHIDSSRKLHSHPLLSTEWGLPSIVKSLISAARTKTYMQEHSVVDPVDRTMELKSTNISFTNMVSVDERLIYKPHPQEPGKTILTQEAIITVKGVSLSSYLKGLMASMISSNANKGRKAMEWVIHKLNAEIEELAASTRTSIRTPMAALAFAEK
- the LOC115280844 gene encoding PRELI domain containing protein 3B-like isoform X1; the protein is MSHLNLAHVFSGVPASATGLDPLSNLTQTRHRPGVEQAAGTMKIWTSEHVFDHPWETVTTAAMQKYPNLMNPSVVGVDMQDRHIDSSRKLHSHPLLSTEWGLPSIVKSLISAARTKTYMQEHSVVDPVDRTMELKSTNISFTNMVSVDERLIYKPHPQEPGKTILTQEAIITVKGVSLSSYLKGLMASMISSNANKGRKAMEWVIHKLNAEIEELAASTRTSIRTPMAALAFAEK